A genomic stretch from Nocardia wallacei includes:
- a CDS encoding stage II sporulation protein M — protein MDVDAYAYAHRRSWDRLDQLTRQRKLSGAEADELVRLYRRTSQQLARLQSHSPDPELIRGLSALLARARGRALGTRADAWREVGLFFTHGFPAAVYRAWPWWAGVTVVFLAVSTGLGVWVSGSAAARKALDIPADTDVLTGPGGRFETYYSEHPHDAFAAQVWTNNAWVAAVALFTGLLVLPAAYVLFMNALNLGISAGLMADAGRLDAFFGFILPHGLLELTAVFVAGGAGLKLGWTLIDPGRLSRAQALARQGRATATIALGLVVVLLVSGLIEGFVTPSGLPAPIRIAVGAAAEICFLGYVCTAGRRAATGTAATDRRTSDR, from the coding sequence ATGGACGTGGACGCGTACGCCTACGCGCACCGGCGATCGTGGGATCGCCTCGATCAGCTGACCCGGCAGCGCAAGCTGTCCGGCGCCGAGGCCGACGAGCTGGTGCGACTGTATCGCCGCACCTCCCAACAACTGGCACGGCTGCAGTCGCACTCCCCCGATCCGGAACTGATCCGCGGCCTCAGCGCGCTGCTGGCGCGGGCCCGCGGCCGGGCGCTGGGCACCCGTGCCGACGCGTGGCGCGAGGTCGGCCTGTTTTTCACGCACGGCTTCCCGGCGGCGGTCTACCGCGCCTGGCCGTGGTGGGCGGGCGTGACGGTGGTGTTCCTCGCGGTGTCGACGGGTCTCGGTGTCTGGGTGTCCGGTTCGGCCGCCGCGCGCAAGGCGCTGGACATTCCGGCGGACACCGATGTGCTGACCGGACCGGGCGGGCGTTTCGAGACCTATTACTCCGAACATCCGCACGACGCCTTCGCCGCCCAGGTGTGGACCAACAACGCGTGGGTGGCGGCGGTAGCGCTGTTCACCGGACTGCTGGTGCTGCCCGCGGCCTACGTGTTGTTCATGAACGCGCTGAACCTCGGCATCTCCGCCGGGCTGATGGCCGACGCCGGGCGCCTCGACGCCTTCTTCGGCTTCATCCTGCCGCACGGCCTGCTCGAGCTGACCGCGGTCTTCGTGGCCGGCGGTGCGGGGCTGAAACTCGGTTGGACGCTGATAGATCCGGGCCGGCTCAGTCGCGCGCAGGCGCTCGCCCGGCAGGGTCGAGCGACCGCGACCATCGCGCTGGGCCTGGTGGTGGTGCTGTTGGTGTCGGGTCTCATCGAGGGCTTCGTGACACCGAGCGGGTTGCCCGCGCCGATTCGGATCGCCGTGGGCGCCGCGGCCGAGATCTGTTTCCTCGGGTACGTCTGCACCGCGGGACGCCGGGCGGCGACGGGTACGGCAGCTACCGATCGGCGCACGAGCGACCGGTGA
- a CDS encoding RDD family protein, with the protein MAVFTTGEAVALDLPIARLPTRAAAFLIDVVLQLVVGWLIVLAVSAAVVWSRPDPAWLDVAMLVVIVSVLAGYPIACETLLRGRTVGKLALGLRVVRGDGGPIDFRHALTRGLAGAIVDFWALGGFGAVAVITSLCSPRARRVGDVLAGTVVVHDRIRVPLPALAIAPPWLQGWARRLDLSALTEELALPVRQYLTRDRTLTPEAHHALGHALVAAVCAQLRVSPPPGYPPLHILGAVIAERQRRTLAPAPAQPVANLGWSRPA; encoded by the coding sequence ATGGCCGTTTTCACTACCGGCGAGGCCGTCGCCCTGGACCTGCCGATCGCACGCCTCCCGACCCGGGCCGCGGCATTCCTCATCGATGTGGTGCTGCAGCTGGTGGTGGGGTGGCTGATCGTGCTCGCGGTCTCGGCGGCGGTGGTGTGGTCGCGGCCGGATCCGGCGTGGCTGGATGTCGCCATGCTGGTGGTCATCGTGTCGGTGCTGGCCGGTTATCCGATCGCGTGCGAGACGCTGCTGCGGGGACGCACCGTCGGCAAGCTGGCGCTCGGCCTGCGAGTGGTGCGCGGTGACGGCGGGCCGATCGATTTCCGCCACGCCCTGACCCGCGGTCTCGCCGGGGCGATCGTCGACTTCTGGGCGCTGGGTGGTTTCGGGGCGGTCGCGGTGATCACCTCGCTGTGCTCGCCCCGCGCCCGCCGGGTCGGCGATGTGCTCGCGGGCACCGTGGTCGTGCACGACCGCATTCGAGTTCCCTTGCCCGCCTTGGCGATCGCGCCGCCGTGGCTGCAGGGCTGGGCGCGGCGGCTGGACCTGTCGGCGCTGACCGAGGAGCTGGCGCTACCCGTCCGGCAGTACCTCACCCGCGACCGGACGCTGACGCCGGAGGCCCACCACGCGCTCGGCCACGCACTGGTCGCGGCCGTCTGCGCCCAGCTGCGAGTGTCGCCCCCGCCGGGCTACCCGCCGCTGCACATCCTGGGCGCGGTGATCGCCGAACGCCAACGCCGCACCCTCGCCCCCGCACCGGCGCAGCCGGTCGCGAACCTCGGCTGGTCCCGGCCCGCATAG